The following proteins are encoded in a genomic region of Periophthalmus magnuspinnatus isolate fPerMag1 chromosome 21, fPerMag1.2.pri, whole genome shotgun sequence:
- the ndufa10 gene encoding NADH dehydrogenase [ubiquinone] 1 alpha subcomplex subunit 10, mitochondrial, which produces MALRVIRVVIPSGTAALSSVNIVQKARVHTSPIRSLRYGWWAYALGERTTPRLTRLSKIFSVEGNLASGKGALAQKLADKLGMLYMPEADTFYMDKMTGEKQALPVDFNGMCSLEKFYTDPKAADGNSYRLQHWMYIMRLLQYADAIEHMLTTGQGVILERSPFSDVVFLEAMSKQGYIRKACVDHYNEIKHISICEFLPPHLVIYIDQPAEEVQKKLKQSSKPYLHNVPLEYLKSIEDSYKKTYLPSVSDSSELLAYDITQAQDIEKVAEDIEYLSFEKGPWLEQDDVTYHHMRMLVEDKNRVAALTHIPKFLPEITIGAHDFDEKYYAYRSLPGKKYTPGYNADIGDKNVLFK; this is translated from the exons ATGGCCCTGAGGGTGATCCGTGTGGTTATTCCCTCTGGGACAGCTGCTCTCAGCTCTGTCAACATCGTGCAAAAG GCACGTGTCCACACCAGTCCAATCAGGAGCCTGCGTTATGGCTGGTGGGCTTATGCTCTAGGTGAGAGGACCACACCCAGACTGACCCGCCTCAGTAAAATCTTCTCTGTAGAAGGAAACCTGGCATCTGGGAAAGGCGCCCTGGCACAGAAACTGGCCGACAAACTGG GGATGCTGTACATGCCTGAGGCTGACACGTTTTACATGGACAAGATGACCGGGGAGAAGCAGGCTCTTCCTGTGGACTTTAACGGCATGTGCAGCCTGGAGAAGTTCTACACTGACCCTAAAGCTGCCGACGGAAACAGCTACAGGCTCCAGCACTGGATGTACATCATGAGGCTGCTGCAGTACGCAGACGCCATCGAACACATGCTCACAACAG GTCAGGGAGTGATCCTGGAGCGCTCCCCGTTTAGTGATGTGGTTTTCCTGGAGGCCATGTCCAAACAGGGCTACATCAGAAAAGCCT GTGTGGACCACTATAACGAGATCAAACACATCAGTATTTGTGAGTTTCTGCCTCCTCACCTGGTGATCTACATCGACCAACCAGCCGAAGAGGTGCAGAAGAAACTGAAACAGAGCAGCAAG CCCTATCTTCATAACGTCCCTCTGGAGTATCTGAAGAGCATTGAGGACAGCTACAAGAAGACGTACCTGCCTTCAGTCAG TGACTCCTCTGAGCTTCTCGCTTATGACATCACTCAAGCCCAAGACATTGAAAAGGTGGCAGAGGACATCGAGTACTTGTCCTTTGAGAAGGGGCCGTGGCTGGAGCAGGACGACGTCACCTACCATCACATGAGGATGCT GGTTGAAGACAAAAACAGAGTGGCCGCACTGACCCATATACCCAAGTTTCTTCCAGAAATCACCATCGGAGCCCACGACTTTGATGAGAAATACTACGCCTACAGATCG CTGCCTGGAAAGAAGTACACCCCCGGTTATAACGCCGACATCGGGGACAAGAACGTGCTCTTCAAGTGA